In Candidatus Zymogenus saltonus, a single genomic region encodes these proteins:
- a CDS encoding sensor domain-containing diguanylate cyclase, translating to MKNIDIRFFMKVAEELDMSVRFFDKNRKLIYINRYAEKLTGYTIKDVLNKTCGEFLEGHIDKRGNKLCDTNCPIDFTLKNKKIYEGRHYFKNKEGDTFPVEVKVMPVMNEGDKMIGAVEFMIDDRPRLAMEELKRDIQSMIPVDLLTGLYTKSKIMEYLEVKVEDCLRYGAPLGVIYVMLKNTENIKNELGPKKLDEVLQRVGYLIRMNTRKGDLSGRLGPNDFIILLPNFTEENTRNAAAKFKEIIVENSTTIFPGEIEVVTGTAQFQKGDSIDSLLKRARENARG from the coding sequence ATGAAAAATATCGACATAAGATTTTTCATGAAGGTAGCCGAGGAGCTAGACATGAGCGTTCGGTTCTTCGACAAGAACAGGAAGCTCATCTACATTAACCGTTACGCCGAAAAGCTGACGGGATATACAATTAAAGATGTTCTGAACAAAACCTGCGGTGAATTTCTCGAGGGACACATCGACAAGCGCGGCAACAAGCTCTGTGACACGAATTGCCCGATCGATTTTACGCTGAAGAACAAGAAGATATACGAGGGCAGACACTATTTCAAGAACAAGGAAGGGGACACGTTTCCGGTGGAGGTAAAGGTGATGCCGGTCATGAATGAGGGCGACAAAATGATCGGCGCTGTGGAGTTTATGATAGACGACAGGCCGAGACTCGCCATGGAGGAGCTGAAACGCGACATCCAGAGCATGATACCGGTGGACCTCCTGACGGGGCTTTACACGAAAAGCAAGATCATGGAATACCTCGAGGTGAAGGTCGAGGACTGCTTGAGATACGGGGCGCCGCTGGGAGTAATCTACGTAATGCTTAAAAATACCGAGAACATAAAAAACGAGCTCGGCCCGAAAAAGCTTGATGAGGTGCTGCAGCGGGTGGGCTACCTTATAAGGATGAACACGAGAAAGGGGGATCTCTCCGGCAGGCTGGGGCCGAACGACTTCATAATCCTCCTGCCGAACTTCACCGAGGAGAACACGAGGAACGCGGCGGCAAAGTTCAAGGAGATCATAGTCGAGAACTCCACGACGATCTTCCCCGGGGAGATAGAGGTGGTTACGGGAACCGCCCAGTTCCAGAAGGGCGACAGCATCGACTCCCTGCTGAAGAGGGCAAGGGAGAATGCGAGGGGGTAG
- a CDS encoding ABC-ATPase domain-containing protein → MKPKEQFLSTLKRIDRRGYKAYMDIKGVYDFGHFLLSVDHVQGDPFAAPSRVSVKAARAETGFDPSLFSNDIRRVAAADFLTRTFHRAILNTAKGSRGMGKSGMVSIDTPGQEVLRRNSCVITDDAVEVRFVVGLPAAGRTILGHEAVAIFFEEIPEIVKEALSAKNVGAEDFTAQVDSVEDQEHLRGLLPEMGLSAFVADGSILPRRSGVDDRPLARDAVPFKAPESLKVSATLPHRGEIHGMGIPTGVTLIVGGGFHGKSTLLTAIERGVYPHIPGDGRELVATDPKAIKIRAEDGRYIEKVNISPFITNLPMGRDTNEFATENASGSTSQAANIMEALEMGTTLLLIDEDTSATNFMIRDERMQELISKDKEPITPFVDKVGKLNTQNDVSTILVMGGSGDYFDVADTVIAMENYVPIDVSSRAKDIAKKHAASRIDEGGEKFGEITQRRPNPSCFNPSKGKREVKIDAKGLRKILYGRLDIDLSGLAQIVDTSQTRAIGNIIHIYATRYAIRGLTLREGIEMVISELEEKGLDMLLPYKVGNLAAPRIFEVAGAVNRMRTLKVR, encoded by the coding sequence ATGAAGCCGAAAGAACAGTTCCTCTCCACGCTGAAGCGAATCGACCGGAGGGGATACAAGGCATACATGGACATCAAGGGGGTCTACGACTTCGGTCACTTTCTCCTCTCGGTGGATCACGTCCAGGGCGATCCCTTCGCCGCCCCATCGAGGGTGAGCGTTAAGGCTGCAAGGGCCGAGACCGGCTTTGATCCGTCCCTCTTCTCAAACGACATCAGGAGGGTGGCGGCGGCCGACTTCCTGACCCGAACGTTTCATCGGGCCATACTGAACACCGCCAAGGGATCGAGGGGGATGGGAAAGAGCGGGATGGTCTCGATAGACACCCCGGGCCAAGAGGTCCTAAGGCGAAACTCGTGCGTCATAACGGACGACGCCGTCGAGGTTCGCTTCGTCGTTGGGCTTCCTGCTGCGGGAAGGACCATCCTGGGACACGAGGCGGTAGCCATCTTTTTCGAGGAGATCCCGGAGATCGTAAAGGAGGCCTTGAGCGCAAAAAACGTGGGCGCGGAAGACTTTACCGCCCAGGTCGACTCGGTGGAGGATCAGGAGCACTTGAGGGGCCTGCTCCCGGAGATGGGGCTTTCGGCCTTCGTGGCGGACGGCTCTATCCTCCCCAGGAGATCGGGCGTGGACGACAGGCCCCTTGCCAGGGACGCCGTCCCCTTCAAGGCGCCGGAGAGCCTCAAGGTCTCGGCGACGCTCCCTCACAGGGGGGAGATTCACGGGATGGGGATTCCGACCGGCGTCACGCTCATCGTGGGCGGGGGCTTTCACGGAAAATCGACCCTTCTCACCGCGATCGAGAGGGGGGTCTACCCCCACATCCCCGGCGACGGCAGGGAGCTTGTGGCGACCGACCCGAAAGCGATAAAAATCAGGGCGGAGGACGGAAGGTACATCGAGAAGGTGAACATCAGCCCTTTCATCACGAACCTCCCCATGGGGCGCGACACGAACGAGTTCGCCACGGAGAACGCAAGCGGCTCCACCTCCCAGGCGGCCAACATCATGGAGGCGCTGGAGATGGGGACGACTTTGCTACTTATCGACGAGGACACGTCCGCCACCAACTTCATGATCAGGGACGAGCGGATGCAGGAGCTGATATCGAAGGATAAGGAGCCGATCACCCCGTTCGTGGACAAGGTGGGAAAGCTGAACACCCAAAACGACGTCTCCACCATCCTCGTCATGGGCGGGAGCGGCGACTACTTCGATGTGGCCGACACGGTGATCGCAATGGAGAACTACGTCCCCATCGACGTTAGCTCAAGGGCCAAAGATATAGCCAAAAAACACGCCGCCTCGAGGATCGACGAGGGGGGAGAGAAGTTCGGTGAGATCACCCAGAGGAGACCGAATCCCTCCTGCTTCAACCCGTCCAAGGGGAAACGTGAGGTAAAGATAGACGCCAAGGGACTGAGGAAGATCCTCTACGGCCGGCTCGACATCGATCTCTCGGGGCTGGCCCAAATCGTGGACACGAGCCAAACCAGGGCGATAGGAAACATCATCCATATCTACGCGACGCGCTACGCCATAAGAGGTTTGACGCTCAGAGAGGGGATAGAGATGGTCATCTCCGAGCTCGAGGAGAAGGGGCTCGATATGCTCCTCCCCTACAAGGTGGGCAACCTCGCCGCCCCGAGGATCTTCGAGGTGGCCGGGGCCGTAAACAGGATGAGAACCCTTAAGGTCAGGTAA
- a CDS encoding site-specific DNA-methyltransferase: protein MVDIKKNKNYQEKETLPIQILAGDELHKKKLKISYSRSCECKPKHINCLSAKEWLKSQLGVWQFYYEKRDIRDKSIHPATFPIALARKVIELFTHEGELVVDPFVGSGTTLVAANDLNRNAVGFDLQENYIQLSAERIQSNVNMFNHANQIAVQDDARNIPLYFEEKSVSLICTSPPYANLLNRKRKNKSRRDRKNEQLGKVEQYSQDERDLGILELEEYAKAMGDIYEGLLPLLRPKAHCVINVPDMWWENKRITIHVSLIEELRKRGYELRNIIIWDRTNIVNQIGIFGWPSNYITMGVTFEYLLDFWRSEE from the coding sequence ATGGTAGATATTAAGAAGAACAAGAATTATCAAGAAAAGGAAACATTGCCAATACAAATTCTTGCAGGTGATGAACTTCATAAGAAGAAACTTAAAATTAGCTATTCTCGATCATGTGAGTGTAAACCAAAACATATTAATTGTCTTTCAGCAAAAGAATGGCTTAAATCTCAACTAGGTGTTTGGCAATTCTACTATGAAAAACGAGATATTCGAGATAAAAGTATACATCCTGCGACATTTCCGATTGCTCTTGCAAGGAAAGTAATTGAGCTTTTTACACATGAGGGAGAACTCGTTGTTGATCCATTTGTCGGAAGTGGGACAACACTTGTTGCTGCCAATGATTTGAATCGCAATGCAGTTGGATTTGATTTGCAAGAAAATTATATACAACTTAGTGCAGAGAGGATCCAAAGTAATGTAAATATGTTTAATCACGCAAATCAAATTGCAGTACAAGACGACGCAAGAAATATTCCCCTATACTTCGAGGAAAAATCTGTATCTTTGATTTGTACTTCACCACCATATGCAAATCTTTTAAATCGAAAACGTAAGAATAAATCACGTCGTGATAGAAAAAATGAACAATTAGGTAAAGTCGAACAATACTCGCAAGATGAACGTGATCTTGGCATCCTTGAACTAGAAGAATATGCAAAGGCAATGGGTGATATTTATGAAGGCCTTTTGCCTCTGCTTCGTCCTAAAGCCCATTGTGTAATAAATGTTCCTGATATGTGGTGGGAAAATAAAAGAATAACCATACATGTATCCTTGATAGAGGAATTAAGAAAACGCGGTTATGAATTAAGAAACATTATAATTTGGGACAGAACCAATATAGTTAACCAAATAGGCATTTTTGGTTGGCCCAGTAATTATATTACTATGGGTGTTACTTTTGAATATCTTCTTGATTTCTGGCGTTCAGAAGAATAA